In Odocoileus virginianus isolate 20LAN1187 ecotype Illinois chromosome 5, Ovbor_1.2, whole genome shotgun sequence, a single window of DNA contains:
- the SEMA6C gene encoding semaphorin-6C isoform X3 — protein MPRAPHFMTLLLPLLLLSTPHTQAAFPQDPLPLLTSDLQGISPLSWFRGLEDDAVVAELGLDFQRFLTLNRTLLVAARDHVFSFDLQAQEEGEGLVPNKYLTWRSQDMENCAVRGKLTDECYNYIRVLVPWDSQTLLACGTNSFSPVCRSYGITSLQQEGEELSGQARCPFDATQSNVAVFAEGSLYSATAADFQASDAVVYRSLGPQPPLRSAKYDSKWLREPHFVHALEHGDHVYFFFREVSVEDARLGRVQFSRVARVCKRDMGGSPRALDRHWTSFLKLRLNCSVPGDSTFYFDVLQALTGPVNLYGRSALFGVFTTQTNSIPGSAVCAFYLDDIERGFEGKFKEQRSLDGAWTPVSEDRVPSPRPGSCAGVGVAALFPSSRDLPDDVLTFIKAHPLLDPAVPPATHQPLLTLTSRALLTQVAVDGMAGPYSNTTVLFLGSNDGTVLKVLPPGGQSGGSEPILLEEIDAYSPSRCSGKRAAQTARRVIGLELDTEGHRLFVAFSGCIIYLPLSRCARHGACRRSCLASQDPYCGWDSSRGCVDIRAPGGIDVDPTGNQESMEHDDCQDGATGSQSGTGDSTYGVRRDLPPASASRSVPIPLLLACVAAAFALGASVSGLLVSCACRRAHRRRSKDIESSGIPRPLSLRSLARLHGAGPEPPPPSKDGDGAQTPQLYTTFLPPPEGVPPPELACLPTPESTPELPVKHLRHAGGPWEWNQNGNNAKEGRSRARGGNAAGGPAPRVLVKPPPPGCPGQAVEVTTLEELLRYLHGPQAPRKEAEPPAAAPFTSRPLPPEPAPTLFAGPSLLPRDCAPPRRLDVPPEGKCPAPAARPALSAPAPRLGVGGSRKLPFSSHRAPPALLTRVPSGGPSRYSGGAGRHLLYLGRPEGHRGRALKRVDVEKPQGPLKPPFVGPSSQAAVPNGSHFNF, from the exons GTATTTCTCCATTATCCTGGTTCCGGGGCCTGGAGGATGATGCTGTGGTTGCAGAACTTGGGCTGGACTTTCAGAGATTCCTGACCCTGAACCGGACCTTGCTAGTGGCTGCCAG GGATCACGTTTTCTCCTTTGATCTTCAAGCCCAAGAAGAAGGGGAGGGGCTCGTGCCCAACAAG TATCTAACATGGaggagccaagacatggagaacTGTGCTGTGCGGGGCAAGCTGACG GACGAGTGCTACAACTACATTCGCGTTCTCGTGCCCTGGGACTCCCAGACGCTCCTTGCCTGTGGAACGAACTCATTCAGCCCCGTGTGCCGCAGCTATGGG ATAACTTCACTGCAGCAGGAGGGTGAGGAGCTGAGTGGGCAGGCTCGATGCCCCTTTGATGCCACCCAGTCCAATGTGGCCGTGTTTGCAG AGGGCAGCCTGTATTCAGCCACAGCTGCAGACTTCCAGGCCAGTGACGCTGTGGTTTACCGAAGCCTTGGGCCTCAGCCCCCGCTCCGCTCCGCCAAGTACGACTCCAAGTGGCTCCGAG AGCCACACTTTGTCCACGCTTTGGAGCATGGAGACCATGTCTACTTCTTCTTCCGAGAAGTCTCTGTGGAGGATGCCCGGCTGGGGAGG GTGCAGTTCTCCCGTGTGGCCCGTGTGTGTAAGCGTGACATGGGTGGCTCACCTAGGGCCTTGGACCGCCATTGGACATCCTTCCTCAAGCTGCGGCTCAACTGCTCTGTCCCTGGAGACTCTACCTTCTATTTTGATGTCTTACAGGCCTTGACAGGGCCTGTGAACTTGTATGGTCGCTCTGCTCTCTTTGGGGTCTTCACCACCCAGACCAATAG CATTCCTGGCTCTGCGGTCTGCGCCTTCTACCTGGATGATATCGAGCGTGGGTTTGAGGGCAAGTTCAAGGAGCAGAGGAGTCTGGATGGGGCCTGGACCCCTGTGTCTGAGGACAGGGTCCCCTCCCCCAG GCCCGGATCCTGTGCAGGAGTAGGTGTAGCTGCATTGTTCCCCTCTTCTCGAGACCTCCCTGATGATGTCCTGACCTTCATCAAGGCTCACCCACTCCTGGACCCTGCTGTGCCACCTGCCACCCATCAGCCTCTGCTCACCCTCACCAGCAG GGCCCTACTGACCCAGGTGGCTGTGGATGGCATGGCTGGTCCCTACAGTAACACCACAGTCCTGTTCCTTGGCTCCAATGATGGGACAGTGCTGAAGGTGCTGCCCCCAGGGGGGCAGTCTGGGGGCTCTGAGCCCATTCTGTTGGAAGAGATCGATGCCTACAGCCCCTCCCG GTGCAGTGGGAAGCGGGCAGCCCAAACAGCACGGCGGGTCATAGGGCTGGAGCTGGACACTGAAGGTCACAGGCTCTTTGTGGCTTTTTCTGGCTGCATCATCTACCTCCCTCTTAGTCGATGTGCCCGGCATGGGGCCTGTCGGAG GAGCTGTCTGGCTTCTCAGGACCCATACTGTGGATGGGACAGCTCCAGAGGCTGCGTGGATATCAGGGCACCTGGTGG GATTGATGTGGATCCAACTGGTAACCAGGAATCCATGGAGCATGATGACTGCCAAG ATGGAGCTACTGGGAGTCAGTCTGGTACAGGGGATTCCACTTATG GCGTGCGCCGGGACCTCCCGCCAGCCTCAGCCTCCCGCTCagtccccatcccactcctcctgGCCTGTGTGGCCGCGGCCTTCGCCCTGGGCGCCTCGGTCTCTGGCCTTCTGGTCTCCTGCGCCTGTCGCCGAGCGCACCGACGTCGGAGCAAGGATATCGAGTCCTCCGGGATCCCACGTCCTCTCTCCCTCCGCAGCTTGGCCCGGCTGCATGGGGCGGGTCCAGAGCCGCCGCCGCCGTCCAAGGACGGAGACGGGGCACAGACGCCGCAGCTCTACAccaccttcctgcctcctcccgaGGGCGTACCCCCGCCGGAGCTGGCCTGCTTGCCCACCCCGGAGTCCACGCCAGAGCTGCCGGTCAAGCACCTCCGCCACGCCGGGGGTCCCTGGGAGTGGAACCAGAACGGGAACAACGCCAAGGAGGGCCGGAGCCGCGCCCGGGGCGGGAACGCGGCGGGTGGTCCCGCGCCGCGCGTGCTGGTGAAGCCGCCGCCGCCTGGCTGTCCTGGGCAGGCCGTGGAAGTCACCACCCTGGAGGAACTACTGCGCTACCTGCACGGCCCGCAGGCGCCCAGGAAGGAGGCCGAGCCCCCGGCCGCCGCTCCTTTCACCTCGCGGCCGCTGCCGCCCGAGCCCGCCCCCACCCTCTTTGCCGGCCCCAGCCTGCTGCCCAGGGACTGTGCCCCGCCTCGGAGGCTGGACGTGCCCCCGGAGGGCAAGTGCCCGGCCCCCGCCGCCCGGCCTGCGCTCTCCGCCCCAGCTCCCCGGCTCGGGGTGGGCGGCAGCCGGAAGTTGCCCTTCTCCTCGCACCGTGCACCCCCTGCGCTGCTCACCCGAGTCCCCTCGGGAGGCCCCTCCAGGTACTCAGGGGGTGCCGGGAGACACCTCCTGTACCTGGGTCGGCCTGAGGGGCACCGGGGCCGCGCCCTGAAGAGGGTGGACGTCGAGAAGCCCCAGGGGCCCCTGAAGCCTCCCTTCGTCGGGCCCTCCTCGCAGGCGGCCGTCCCTAACGGCAGCCATTTTAACTTTTGA
- the SEMA6C gene encoding semaphorin-6C isoform X2, which yields MPRAPHFMTLLLPLLLLSTPHTQAAFPQDPLPLLTSDLQGISPLSWFRGLEDDAVVAELGLDFQRFLTLNRTLLVAARDHVFSFDLQAQEEGEGLVPNKYLTWRSQDMENCAVRGKLTDECYNYIRVLVPWDSQTLLACGTNSFSPVCRSYGITSLQQEGEELSGQARCPFDATQSNVAVFAEGSLYSATAADFQASDAVVYRSLGPQPPLRSAKYDSKWLREPHFVHALEHGDHVYFFFREVSVEDARLGRVQFSRVARVCKRDMGGSPRALDRHWTSFLKLRLNCSVPGDSTFYFDVLQALTGPVNLYGRSALFGVFTTQTNSIPGSAVCAFYLDDIERGFEGKFKEQRSLDGAWTPVSEDRVPSPRPGSCAGVGVAALFPSSRDLPDDVLTFIKAHPLLDPAVPPATHQPLLTLTSRALLTQVAVDGMAGPYSNTTVLFLGSNDGTVLKVLPPGGQSGGSEPILLEEIDAYSPSRCSGKRAAQTARRVIGLELDTEGHRLFVAFSGCIIYLPLSRCARHGACRRSCLASQDPYCGWDSSRGCVDIRAPGGIDVDPTGNQESMEHDDCQDGATGSQSGTGDSTYAGVRRDLPPASASRSVPIPLLLACVAAAFALGASVSGLLVSCACRRAHRRRSKDIESSGIPRPLSLRSLARLHGAGPEPPPPSKDGDGAQTPQLYTTFLPPPEGVPPPELACLPTPESTPELPVKHLRHAGGPWEWNQNGNNAKEGRSRARGGNAAGGPAPRVLVKPPPPGCPGQAVEVTTLEELLRYLHGPQAPRKEAEPPAAAPFTSRPLPPEPAPTLFAGPSLLPRDCAPPRRLDVPPEGKCPAPAARPALSAPAPRLGVGGSRKLPFSSHRAPPALLTRVPSGGPSRYSGGAGRHLLYLGRPEGHRGRALKRVDVEKPQGPLKPPFVGPSSQAAVPNGSHFNF from the exons GTATTTCTCCATTATCCTGGTTCCGGGGCCTGGAGGATGATGCTGTGGTTGCAGAACTTGGGCTGGACTTTCAGAGATTCCTGACCCTGAACCGGACCTTGCTAGTGGCTGCCAG GGATCACGTTTTCTCCTTTGATCTTCAAGCCCAAGAAGAAGGGGAGGGGCTCGTGCCCAACAAG TATCTAACATGGaggagccaagacatggagaacTGTGCTGTGCGGGGCAAGCTGACG GACGAGTGCTACAACTACATTCGCGTTCTCGTGCCCTGGGACTCCCAGACGCTCCTTGCCTGTGGAACGAACTCATTCAGCCCCGTGTGCCGCAGCTATGGG ATAACTTCACTGCAGCAGGAGGGTGAGGAGCTGAGTGGGCAGGCTCGATGCCCCTTTGATGCCACCCAGTCCAATGTGGCCGTGTTTGCAG AGGGCAGCCTGTATTCAGCCACAGCTGCAGACTTCCAGGCCAGTGACGCTGTGGTTTACCGAAGCCTTGGGCCTCAGCCCCCGCTCCGCTCCGCCAAGTACGACTCCAAGTGGCTCCGAG AGCCACACTTTGTCCACGCTTTGGAGCATGGAGACCATGTCTACTTCTTCTTCCGAGAAGTCTCTGTGGAGGATGCCCGGCTGGGGAGG GTGCAGTTCTCCCGTGTGGCCCGTGTGTGTAAGCGTGACATGGGTGGCTCACCTAGGGCCTTGGACCGCCATTGGACATCCTTCCTCAAGCTGCGGCTCAACTGCTCTGTCCCTGGAGACTCTACCTTCTATTTTGATGTCTTACAGGCCTTGACAGGGCCTGTGAACTTGTATGGTCGCTCTGCTCTCTTTGGGGTCTTCACCACCCAGACCAATAG CATTCCTGGCTCTGCGGTCTGCGCCTTCTACCTGGATGATATCGAGCGTGGGTTTGAGGGCAAGTTCAAGGAGCAGAGGAGTCTGGATGGGGCCTGGACCCCTGTGTCTGAGGACAGGGTCCCCTCCCCCAG GCCCGGATCCTGTGCAGGAGTAGGTGTAGCTGCATTGTTCCCCTCTTCTCGAGACCTCCCTGATGATGTCCTGACCTTCATCAAGGCTCACCCACTCCTGGACCCTGCTGTGCCACCTGCCACCCATCAGCCTCTGCTCACCCTCACCAGCAG GGCCCTACTGACCCAGGTGGCTGTGGATGGCATGGCTGGTCCCTACAGTAACACCACAGTCCTGTTCCTTGGCTCCAATGATGGGACAGTGCTGAAGGTGCTGCCCCCAGGGGGGCAGTCTGGGGGCTCTGAGCCCATTCTGTTGGAAGAGATCGATGCCTACAGCCCCTCCCG GTGCAGTGGGAAGCGGGCAGCCCAAACAGCACGGCGGGTCATAGGGCTGGAGCTGGACACTGAAGGTCACAGGCTCTTTGTGGCTTTTTCTGGCTGCATCATCTACCTCCCTCTTAGTCGATGTGCCCGGCATGGGGCCTGTCGGAG GAGCTGTCTGGCTTCTCAGGACCCATACTGTGGATGGGACAGCTCCAGAGGCTGCGTGGATATCAGGGCACCTGGTGG GATTGATGTGGATCCAACTGGTAACCAGGAATCCATGGAGCATGATGACTGCCAAG ATGGAGCTACTGGGAGTCAGTCTGGTACAGGGGATTCCACTTATG CAGGCGTGCGCCGGGACCTCCCGCCAGCCTCAGCCTCCCGCTCagtccccatcccactcctcctgGCCTGTGTGGCCGCGGCCTTCGCCCTGGGCGCCTCGGTCTCTGGCCTTCTGGTCTCCTGCGCCTGTCGCCGAGCGCACCGACGTCGGAGCAAGGATATCGAGTCCTCCGGGATCCCACGTCCTCTCTCCCTCCGCAGCTTGGCCCGGCTGCATGGGGCGGGTCCAGAGCCGCCGCCGCCGTCCAAGGACGGAGACGGGGCACAGACGCCGCAGCTCTACAccaccttcctgcctcctcccgaGGGCGTACCCCCGCCGGAGCTGGCCTGCTTGCCCACCCCGGAGTCCACGCCAGAGCTGCCGGTCAAGCACCTCCGCCACGCCGGGGGTCCCTGGGAGTGGAACCAGAACGGGAACAACGCCAAGGAGGGCCGGAGCCGCGCCCGGGGCGGGAACGCGGCGGGTGGTCCCGCGCCGCGCGTGCTGGTGAAGCCGCCGCCGCCTGGCTGTCCTGGGCAGGCCGTGGAAGTCACCACCCTGGAGGAACTACTGCGCTACCTGCACGGCCCGCAGGCGCCCAGGAAGGAGGCCGAGCCCCCGGCCGCCGCTCCTTTCACCTCGCGGCCGCTGCCGCCCGAGCCCGCCCCCACCCTCTTTGCCGGCCCCAGCCTGCTGCCCAGGGACTGTGCCCCGCCTCGGAGGCTGGACGTGCCCCCGGAGGGCAAGTGCCCGGCCCCCGCCGCCCGGCCTGCGCTCTCCGCCCCAGCTCCCCGGCTCGGGGTGGGCGGCAGCCGGAAGTTGCCCTTCTCCTCGCACCGTGCACCCCCTGCGCTGCTCACCCGAGTCCCCTCGGGAGGCCCCTCCAGGTACTCAGGGGGTGCCGGGAGACACCTCCTGTACCTGGGTCGGCCTGAGGGGCACCGGGGCCGCGCCCTGAAGAGGGTGGACGTCGAGAAGCCCCAGGGGCCCCTGAAGCCTCCCTTCGTCGGGCCCTCCTCGCAGGCGGCCGTCCCTAACGGCAGCCATTTTAACTTTTGA
- the SEMA6C gene encoding semaphorin-6C isoform X1 has product MPRAPHFMTLLLPLLLLSTPHTQAAFPQDPLPLLTSDLQGISPLSWFRGLEDDAVVAELGLDFQRFLTLNRTLLVAARDHVFSFDLQAQEEGEGLVPNKYLTWRSQDMENCAVRGKLTDECYNYIRVLVPWDSQTLLACGTNSFSPVCRSYGITSLQQEGEELSGQARCPFDATQSNVAVFAEGSLYSATAADFQASDAVVYRSLGPQPPLRSAKYDSKWLREPHFVHALEHGDHVYFFFREVSVEDARLGRVQFSRVARVCKRDMGGSPRALDRHWTSFLKLRLNCSVPGDSTFYFDVLQALTGPVNLYGRSALFGVFTTQTNSIPGSAVCAFYLDDIERGFEGKFKEQRSLDGAWTPVSEDRVPSPRPGSCAGVGVAALFPSSRDLPDDVLTFIKAHPLLDPAVPPATHQPLLTLTSRALLTQVAVDGMAGPYSNTTVLFLGSNDGTVLKVLPPGGQSGGSEPILLEEIDAYSPSRCSGKRAAQTARRVIGLELDTEGHRLFVAFSGCIIYLPLSRCARHGACRRSCLASQDPYCGWDSSRGCVDIRAPGGIDVDPTGNQESMEHDDCQDGATGSQSGTGDSTYVLLSPGPSPETPSPPSDAHPRPQSSTLGAHNQGVRRDLPPASASRSVPIPLLLACVAAAFALGASVSGLLVSCACRRAHRRRSKDIESSGIPRPLSLRSLARLHGAGPEPPPPSKDGDGAQTPQLYTTFLPPPEGVPPPELACLPTPESTPELPVKHLRHAGGPWEWNQNGNNAKEGRSRARGGNAAGGPAPRVLVKPPPPGCPGQAVEVTTLEELLRYLHGPQAPRKEAEPPAAAPFTSRPLPPEPAPTLFAGPSLLPRDCAPPRRLDVPPEGKCPAPAARPALSAPAPRLGVGGSRKLPFSSHRAPPALLTRVPSGGPSRYSGGAGRHLLYLGRPEGHRGRALKRVDVEKPQGPLKPPFVGPSSQAAVPNGSHFNF; this is encoded by the exons GTATTTCTCCATTATCCTGGTTCCGGGGCCTGGAGGATGATGCTGTGGTTGCAGAACTTGGGCTGGACTTTCAGAGATTCCTGACCCTGAACCGGACCTTGCTAGTGGCTGCCAG GGATCACGTTTTCTCCTTTGATCTTCAAGCCCAAGAAGAAGGGGAGGGGCTCGTGCCCAACAAG TATCTAACATGGaggagccaagacatggagaacTGTGCTGTGCGGGGCAAGCTGACG GACGAGTGCTACAACTACATTCGCGTTCTCGTGCCCTGGGACTCCCAGACGCTCCTTGCCTGTGGAACGAACTCATTCAGCCCCGTGTGCCGCAGCTATGGG ATAACTTCACTGCAGCAGGAGGGTGAGGAGCTGAGTGGGCAGGCTCGATGCCCCTTTGATGCCACCCAGTCCAATGTGGCCGTGTTTGCAG AGGGCAGCCTGTATTCAGCCACAGCTGCAGACTTCCAGGCCAGTGACGCTGTGGTTTACCGAAGCCTTGGGCCTCAGCCCCCGCTCCGCTCCGCCAAGTACGACTCCAAGTGGCTCCGAG AGCCACACTTTGTCCACGCTTTGGAGCATGGAGACCATGTCTACTTCTTCTTCCGAGAAGTCTCTGTGGAGGATGCCCGGCTGGGGAGG GTGCAGTTCTCCCGTGTGGCCCGTGTGTGTAAGCGTGACATGGGTGGCTCACCTAGGGCCTTGGACCGCCATTGGACATCCTTCCTCAAGCTGCGGCTCAACTGCTCTGTCCCTGGAGACTCTACCTTCTATTTTGATGTCTTACAGGCCTTGACAGGGCCTGTGAACTTGTATGGTCGCTCTGCTCTCTTTGGGGTCTTCACCACCCAGACCAATAG CATTCCTGGCTCTGCGGTCTGCGCCTTCTACCTGGATGATATCGAGCGTGGGTTTGAGGGCAAGTTCAAGGAGCAGAGGAGTCTGGATGGGGCCTGGACCCCTGTGTCTGAGGACAGGGTCCCCTCCCCCAG GCCCGGATCCTGTGCAGGAGTAGGTGTAGCTGCATTGTTCCCCTCTTCTCGAGACCTCCCTGATGATGTCCTGACCTTCATCAAGGCTCACCCACTCCTGGACCCTGCTGTGCCACCTGCCACCCATCAGCCTCTGCTCACCCTCACCAGCAG GGCCCTACTGACCCAGGTGGCTGTGGATGGCATGGCTGGTCCCTACAGTAACACCACAGTCCTGTTCCTTGGCTCCAATGATGGGACAGTGCTGAAGGTGCTGCCCCCAGGGGGGCAGTCTGGGGGCTCTGAGCCCATTCTGTTGGAAGAGATCGATGCCTACAGCCCCTCCCG GTGCAGTGGGAAGCGGGCAGCCCAAACAGCACGGCGGGTCATAGGGCTGGAGCTGGACACTGAAGGTCACAGGCTCTTTGTGGCTTTTTCTGGCTGCATCATCTACCTCCCTCTTAGTCGATGTGCCCGGCATGGGGCCTGTCGGAG GAGCTGTCTGGCTTCTCAGGACCCATACTGTGGATGGGACAGCTCCAGAGGCTGCGTGGATATCAGGGCACCTGGTGG GATTGATGTGGATCCAACTGGTAACCAGGAATCCATGGAGCATGATGACTGCCAAG ATGGAGCTACTGGGAGTCAGTCTGGTACAGGGGATTCCACTTATG TGCTTCTGAGTCCTGGCCCTTCCCCTGAGACCCCCAGCCCCCCCAGTGATGCCCACCCCCGGCCCCAGTCTTCCACTCTTGGAGCTCACAATCAGG GCGTGCGCCGGGACCTCCCGCCAGCCTCAGCCTCCCGCTCagtccccatcccactcctcctgGCCTGTGTGGCCGCGGCCTTCGCCCTGGGCGCCTCGGTCTCTGGCCTTCTGGTCTCCTGCGCCTGTCGCCGAGCGCACCGACGTCGGAGCAAGGATATCGAGTCCTCCGGGATCCCACGTCCTCTCTCCCTCCGCAGCTTGGCCCGGCTGCATGGGGCGGGTCCAGAGCCGCCGCCGCCGTCCAAGGACGGAGACGGGGCACAGACGCCGCAGCTCTACAccaccttcctgcctcctcccgaGGGCGTACCCCCGCCGGAGCTGGCCTGCTTGCCCACCCCGGAGTCCACGCCAGAGCTGCCGGTCAAGCACCTCCGCCACGCCGGGGGTCCCTGGGAGTGGAACCAGAACGGGAACAACGCCAAGGAGGGCCGGAGCCGCGCCCGGGGCGGGAACGCGGCGGGTGGTCCCGCGCCGCGCGTGCTGGTGAAGCCGCCGCCGCCTGGCTGTCCTGGGCAGGCCGTGGAAGTCACCACCCTGGAGGAACTACTGCGCTACCTGCACGGCCCGCAGGCGCCCAGGAAGGAGGCCGAGCCCCCGGCCGCCGCTCCTTTCACCTCGCGGCCGCTGCCGCCCGAGCCCGCCCCCACCCTCTTTGCCGGCCCCAGCCTGCTGCCCAGGGACTGTGCCCCGCCTCGGAGGCTGGACGTGCCCCCGGAGGGCAAGTGCCCGGCCCCCGCCGCCCGGCCTGCGCTCTCCGCCCCAGCTCCCCGGCTCGGGGTGGGCGGCAGCCGGAAGTTGCCCTTCTCCTCGCACCGTGCACCCCCTGCGCTGCTCACCCGAGTCCCCTCGGGAGGCCCCTCCAGGTACTCAGGGGGTGCCGGGAGACACCTCCTGTACCTGGGTCGGCCTGAGGGGCACCGGGGCCGCGCCCTGAAGAGGGTGGACGTCGAGAAGCCCCAGGGGCCCCTGAAGCCTCCCTTCGTCGGGCCCTCCTCGCAGGCGGCCGTCCCTAACGGCAGCCATTTTAACTTTTGA
- the SEMA6C gene encoding semaphorin-6C isoform X5: protein MEEPRHGELCCAGQADGRVLQLHSRSRALGLPDAPCLWNELIQPRVPQLWEGSLYSATAADFQASDAVVYRSLGPQPPLRSAKYDSKWLREPHFVHALEHGDHVYFFFREVSVEDARLGRVQFSRVARVCKRDMGGSPRALDRHWTSFLKLRLNCSVPGDSTFYFDVLQALTGPVNLYGRSALFGVFTTQTNSIPGSAVCAFYLDDIERGFEGKFKEQRSLDGAWTPVSEDRVPSPRPGSCAGVGVAALFPSSRDLPDDVLTFIKAHPLLDPAVPPATHQPLLTLTSRALLTQVAVDGMAGPYSNTTVLFLGSNDGTVLKVLPPGGQSGGSEPILLEEIDAYSPSRCSGKRAAQTARRVIGLELDTEGHRLFVAFSGCIIYLPLSRCARHGACRRSCLASQDPYCGWDSSRGCVDIRAPGGIDVDPTGNQESMEHDDCQDGATGSQSGTGDSTYVLLSPGPSPETPSPPSDAHPRPQSSTLGAHNQGVRRDLPPASASRSVPIPLLLACVAAAFALGASVSGLLVSCACRRAHRRRSKDIESSGIPRPLSLRSLARLHGAGPEPPPPSKDGDGAQTPQLYTTFLPPPEGVPPPELACLPTPESTPELPVKHLRHAGGPWEWNQNGNNAKEGRSRARGGNAAGGPAPRVLVKPPPPGCPGQAVEVTTLEELLRYLHGPQAPRKEAEPPAAAPFTSRPLPPEPAPTLFAGPSLLPRDCAPPRRLDVPPEGKCPAPAARPALSAPAPRLGVGGSRKLPFSSHRAPPALLTRVPSGGPSRYSGGAGRHLLYLGRPEGHRGRALKRVDVEKPQGPLKPPFVGPSSQAAVPNGSHFNF, encoded by the exons ATGGaggagccaagacatggagaacTGTGCTGTGCGGGGCAAGCTGACG GACGAGTGCTACAACTACATTCGCGTTCTCGTGCCCTGGGACTCCCAGACGCTCCTTGCCTGTGGAACGAACTCATTCAGCCCCGTGTGCCGCAGCTATGGG AGGGCAGCCTGTATTCAGCCACAGCTGCAGACTTCCAGGCCAGTGACGCTGTGGTTTACCGAAGCCTTGGGCCTCAGCCCCCGCTCCGCTCCGCCAAGTACGACTCCAAGTGGCTCCGAG AGCCACACTTTGTCCACGCTTTGGAGCATGGAGACCATGTCTACTTCTTCTTCCGAGAAGTCTCTGTGGAGGATGCCCGGCTGGGGAGG GTGCAGTTCTCCCGTGTGGCCCGTGTGTGTAAGCGTGACATGGGTGGCTCACCTAGGGCCTTGGACCGCCATTGGACATCCTTCCTCAAGCTGCGGCTCAACTGCTCTGTCCCTGGAGACTCTACCTTCTATTTTGATGTCTTACAGGCCTTGACAGGGCCTGTGAACTTGTATGGTCGCTCTGCTCTCTTTGGGGTCTTCACCACCCAGACCAATAG CATTCCTGGCTCTGCGGTCTGCGCCTTCTACCTGGATGATATCGAGCGTGGGTTTGAGGGCAAGTTCAAGGAGCAGAGGAGTCTGGATGGGGCCTGGACCCCTGTGTCTGAGGACAGGGTCCCCTCCCCCAG GCCCGGATCCTGTGCAGGAGTAGGTGTAGCTGCATTGTTCCCCTCTTCTCGAGACCTCCCTGATGATGTCCTGACCTTCATCAAGGCTCACCCACTCCTGGACCCTGCTGTGCCACCTGCCACCCATCAGCCTCTGCTCACCCTCACCAGCAG GGCCCTACTGACCCAGGTGGCTGTGGATGGCATGGCTGGTCCCTACAGTAACACCACAGTCCTGTTCCTTGGCTCCAATGATGGGACAGTGCTGAAGGTGCTGCCCCCAGGGGGGCAGTCTGGGGGCTCTGAGCCCATTCTGTTGGAAGAGATCGATGCCTACAGCCCCTCCCG GTGCAGTGGGAAGCGGGCAGCCCAAACAGCACGGCGGGTCATAGGGCTGGAGCTGGACACTGAAGGTCACAGGCTCTTTGTGGCTTTTTCTGGCTGCATCATCTACCTCCCTCTTAGTCGATGTGCCCGGCATGGGGCCTGTCGGAG GAGCTGTCTGGCTTCTCAGGACCCATACTGTGGATGGGACAGCTCCAGAGGCTGCGTGGATATCAGGGCACCTGGTGG GATTGATGTGGATCCAACTGGTAACCAGGAATCCATGGAGCATGATGACTGCCAAG ATGGAGCTACTGGGAGTCAGTCTGGTACAGGGGATTCCACTTATG TGCTTCTGAGTCCTGGCCCTTCCCCTGAGACCCCCAGCCCCCCCAGTGATGCCCACCCCCGGCCCCAGTCTTCCACTCTTGGAGCTCACAATCAGG GCGTGCGCCGGGACCTCCCGCCAGCCTCAGCCTCCCGCTCagtccccatcccactcctcctgGCCTGTGTGGCCGCGGCCTTCGCCCTGGGCGCCTCGGTCTCTGGCCTTCTGGTCTCCTGCGCCTGTCGCCGAGCGCACCGACGTCGGAGCAAGGATATCGAGTCCTCCGGGATCCCACGTCCTCTCTCCCTCCGCAGCTTGGCCCGGCTGCATGGGGCGGGTCCAGAGCCGCCGCCGCCGTCCAAGGACGGAGACGGGGCACAGACGCCGCAGCTCTACAccaccttcctgcctcctcccgaGGGCGTACCCCCGCCGGAGCTGGCCTGCTTGCCCACCCCGGAGTCCACGCCAGAGCTGCCGGTCAAGCACCTCCGCCACGCCGGGGGTCCCTGGGAGTGGAACCAGAACGGGAACAACGCCAAGGAGGGCCGGAGCCGCGCCCGGGGCGGGAACGCGGCGGGTGGTCCCGCGCCGCGCGTGCTGGTGAAGCCGCCGCCGCCTGGCTGTCCTGGGCAGGCCGTGGAAGTCACCACCCTGGAGGAACTACTGCGCTACCTGCACGGCCCGCAGGCGCCCAGGAAGGAGGCCGAGCCCCCGGCCGCCGCTCCTTTCACCTCGCGGCCGCTGCCGCCCGAGCCCGCCCCCACCCTCTTTGCCGGCCCCAGCCTGCTGCCCAGGGACTGTGCCCCGCCTCGGAGGCTGGACGTGCCCCCGGAGGGCAAGTGCCCGGCCCCCGCCGCCCGGCCTGCGCTCTCCGCCCCAGCTCCCCGGCTCGGGGTGGGCGGCAGCCGGAAGTTGCCCTTCTCCTCGCACCGTGCACCCCCTGCGCTGCTCACCCGAGTCCCCTCGGGAGGCCCCTCCAGGTACTCAGGGGGTGCCGGGAGACACCTCCTGTACCTGGGTCGGCCTGAGGGGCACCGGGGCCGCGCCCTGAAGAGGGTGGACGTCGAGAAGCCCCAGGGGCCCCTGAAGCCTCCCTTCGTCGGGCCCTCCTCGCAGGCGGCCGTCCCTAACGGCAGCCATTTTAACTTTTGA